One part of the Solanum dulcamara chromosome 3, daSolDulc1.2, whole genome shotgun sequence genome encodes these proteins:
- the LOC129881443 gene encoding protein S40-7-like, with translation MDQNGVVSFRHRRSPSSDRFLGVFSPPQNDSAIGDVDVSIADDELNEDEVFWTGDFTEPQHRSTSPSSNIRRKAFRQPEKFGILAALHEDHWKLNRPVVYRKPSITSSPTGKKLFHSPPISPSPSAAMTFARAFPTIPKPPLDREHSYNRNYSQTMPVRKFQHSVPVNVPMMPKKAPRSGLADVEIDDEGDDEMLPPHEIVARGSARSPKTTFSVLEGVGRTLKGRDLRRVRNAVFRQTGFLD, from the coding sequence ATGGACCAAAACGGCGTCGTTAGCTTTCGCCACCGACGATCGCCGTCCTCCGATCGATTTCTCGGCGTATTCTCTCCGCCACAGAATGATAGTGCTATCGGCGATGTAGATGTATCCATCGCTGACGATGAGCTGAACGAAGACGAAGTTTTCTGGACAGGAGACTTCACCGAACCTCAGCATCGCTCTACTTCCCCTTCTTCAAATATTCGCCGGAAAGCTTTCCGTCAACCGGAGAAATTCGGTATTCTCGCTGCATTGCATGAGGATCACTGGAAACTTAACCGTCCCGTTGTTTATCGGAAACCTTCGATTACTTCCTCACCTACTGGTAAAAAACTGTTTCATTCACCGCCGATTTCACCTTCGCCTTCAGCAGCGATGACTTTTGCGCGAGCGTTTCCTACGATTCCCAAGCCTCCATTGGATAGAGAACATAGCTATAACCGTAACTATTCACAGACTATGCCGGTGAGGAAGTTCCAACACTCGGTGCCAGTGAACGTGCCGATGATGCCGAAGAAGGCGCCCAGAAGTGGCCTTGCTGACGTGGAAATCGATGATGAGGGCGATGATGAGATGCTTCCCCCGCATGAGATCGTAGCCAGAGGATCAGCTAGATCACCTAAAACCACGTTTTCGGTGCTTGAAGGCGTGGGAAGAACACTCAAAGGGAGAGATCTTCGTCGAGTTCGCAATGCTGTTTTCCGCCAAACAGGTTTTCTAGATTGA